In one Paraburkholderia megapolitana genomic region, the following are encoded:
- a CDS encoding LysR family transcriptional regulator yields the protein MNVSLQQLRVFIAVARQRSFTRAAREFDLTQSAVSRCVRELEEAIDLRLFDRTTRQVELTSAGASLERRIGRLLDEIELTLREERAANEGHTGVVVIACCPVLSSSWLPDALARCAAAFPELIVAVKDWSQDAVIESVEQGETDFGVISAMTLPGPETLHVQPLFATPLRALLPIAHPLAHRASIEWEALSHLPLITLDAGSGVRVAVDSALRTHGVRPRAVQELAHAAAVLRMVELELGVGVLPVDDHETLAATLVARPLHPEATLTAMLVRRRNRSLRPNAEAVWSQFATGSKQVRRAGNAQHAHPDIDDASVDSPLDDATLRTA from the coding sequence ATGAACGTATCGCTGCAGCAGTTGCGGGTTTTCATCGCCGTCGCGCGTCAGCGGAGTTTTACCCGCGCGGCGCGCGAATTCGATTTGACGCAGTCGGCGGTAAGCCGCTGCGTGCGTGAACTCGAAGAAGCCATCGACCTGCGGCTCTTCGATCGCACCACCCGCCAGGTCGAACTGACGAGCGCCGGCGCGAGTCTCGAGCGACGCATCGGCCGCCTGCTCGATGAGATCGAGCTCACCCTGCGCGAAGAGCGCGCCGCGAACGAAGGGCACACCGGCGTGGTCGTGATCGCGTGCTGCCCGGTGCTGTCGTCGAGCTGGTTGCCGGATGCGCTCGCACGCTGCGCAGCCGCGTTTCCGGAACTGATCGTGGCAGTGAAGGACTGGTCGCAGGACGCGGTGATCGAGAGCGTCGAGCAGGGCGAGACCGACTTCGGCGTGATCTCCGCGATGACCTTGCCAGGGCCCGAAACGCTGCATGTGCAGCCGTTGTTTGCGACGCCGCTGCGGGCGTTGTTGCCCATCGCGCATCCGTTGGCACACCGCGCTTCGATCGAATGGGAGGCGCTGAGTCATCTGCCGCTCATCACGCTGGATGCCGGGTCCGGCGTTCGCGTGGCGGTGGACAGCGCATTGCGGACCCATGGCGTGCGGCCGCGCGCAGTGCAGGAGCTCGCACACGCTGCCGCAGTGCTGCGCATGGTCGAGCTCGAACTGGGTGTCGGCGTGCTGCCAGTCGACGACCACGAAACTCTCGCCGCCACGCTCGTTGCGCGGCCGTTGCATCCGGAAGCGACGCTGACAGCCATGCTCGTGCGGCGCCGCAACCGCTCGTTGCGACCGAATGCCGAGGCAGTGTGGTCGCAGTTCGCCACTGGCAGCAAGCAAGTGAGACGCGCCGGCAACGCACAACACGCCCACCCCGACATCGACGACGCGAGCGTGGACAGTCCGCTCGACGACGCAACGCTACGCACGGCCTGA
- the oxlT gene encoding oxalate/formate MFS antiporter produces the protein MDANTQPVPAAAWLSNRWSQLVIGMLCMALVANLQYAWTLFVTPMNTRHHWGEASIQLAFSLFILTETWLVPVEGWLVDKFGPRPVVACGALCAGIAWVMYSWATSLAELYTASVIAGIGAGGVYGTCVGNALKWFPDRRGLAAGLTAAGFGAGAAVTVIPIANMITRSGYEHTFFFFGILQGVCIFVLALLLKKPVVRKVSAVKKRFAVTKIDYTPGQMIKTPVFWVLYLSFVGVAAGGLMATAQIGPIAKDWGLARIPMSFFGMTLPLLTMTLSIDNICNGFTRPLCGFISDKIGRENTMFMIFIGEGLALLGMMQFGTNPYAFMTFAALIFLFWGEIFSIFPATCADTFGSKYAAANAGTLYTAKGTAALLVPIASVLSATGGWNAVFVASAVITIAAGVAAKFILAPMRTRLIEASDKPAVSTLGNPSRLSHWPEQTGE, from the coding sequence ATGGACGCGAATACCCAGCCGGTTCCGGCTGCTGCATGGCTATCGAACCGGTGGTCGCAACTCGTCATCGGTATGTTGTGTATGGCGCTCGTGGCGAATCTGCAGTACGCGTGGACACTCTTCGTCACACCGATGAACACGCGGCATCACTGGGGCGAAGCGTCCATTCAACTTGCGTTTTCTCTTTTCATTCTGACTGAAACGTGGCTCGTACCCGTAGAAGGCTGGCTCGTCGACAAGTTCGGCCCGCGACCGGTCGTCGCTTGCGGCGCGTTGTGCGCGGGCATCGCATGGGTGATGTATTCCTGGGCCACGTCGCTGGCCGAGCTGTACACCGCTTCGGTGATTGCCGGGATCGGAGCGGGCGGTGTGTACGGCACGTGCGTCGGCAACGCGTTGAAGTGGTTTCCGGACCGGCGCGGTCTCGCCGCGGGGTTGACCGCGGCCGGCTTCGGCGCCGGTGCCGCAGTCACCGTGATTCCGATTGCCAACATGATTACGCGCTCCGGTTACGAGCACACGTTCTTCTTCTTTGGCATCTTGCAGGGCGTGTGCATTTTCGTACTGGCCCTGCTGCTGAAAAAACCCGTGGTGCGCAAGGTATCGGCCGTGAAGAAGCGCTTCGCGGTGACGAAGATCGACTACACGCCGGGCCAGATGATCAAGACACCAGTGTTCTGGGTGCTCTATCTATCGTTTGTCGGGGTCGCCGCGGGTGGCCTGATGGCGACCGCGCAGATCGGCCCGATCGCGAAGGACTGGGGCCTCGCCCGCATTCCGATGAGCTTCTTCGGCATGACGTTGCCGCTGCTCACCATGACGCTCTCCATCGATAACATCTGCAACGGCTTCACGCGGCCACTGTGCGGATTCATCTCCGACAAGATCGGTCGCGAGAACACGATGTTCATGATCTTCATCGGCGAAGGGCTCGCGCTGCTCGGGATGATGCAGTTCGGCACAAACCCGTACGCGTTCATGACATTCGCCGCGCTGATCTTCCTGTTCTGGGGCGAGATCTTCTCGATCTTCCCCGCAACCTGCGCGGACACCTTCGGCAGCAAATACGCCGCGGCGAATGCGGGCACGCTGTACACCGCGAAGGGTACGGCTGCGCTGCTCGTGCCGATCGCGTCGGTGCTATCCGCGACCGGCGGGTGGAATGCGGTGTTCGTCGCGTCGGCGGTCATCACGATAGCCGCCGGTGTCGCCGCGAAGTTCATCCTGGCGCCGATGCGCACACGGCTGATCGAAGCGAGCGATAAGCCTGCGGTCAGTACGCTCGGAAACCCCTCGCGTCTGAGCCACTGGCCGGAGCAGACCGGTGAATAG
- a CDS encoding LysR family transcriptional regulator: MTMRNATLRQLKVFETVARHLSFSRAAEELHLTQPAVSTQVRQLEEHAGLPLFEQLGKKIYLTPAGTEMLHYSRAIIQQFHEVDEAMSQLKGISGGKLNVAVISAGDYFFPRLLAEFTRRYSGVVLNLAVHNREELLHQLASNQTDLAVMVRPPHEMDAINESFAPHPYVIVAAPNHPLAHKRNIKMSQLANEAFIVRERGSDTWNSMEEGFAGRLTNLKIAMEIKSTETIKQAVIAGMGIAFLSAHTISLELQVGHLVVLDVEGFPVMLNWYVVHRKNKRLPPVAVAFKRFLMEEGAKLIEQITSVKSLSVHKQ; the protein is encoded by the coding sequence ATCACGATGAGAAACGCCACGCTGCGCCAGTTGAAGGTGTTCGAGACCGTGGCTCGTCATCTGAGCTTCTCGCGTGCCGCAGAGGAACTCCATCTCACACAGCCCGCCGTCTCCACCCAGGTGCGCCAGCTCGAAGAACACGCAGGGCTGCCGCTCTTCGAACAGCTCGGCAAGAAGATCTACCTGACGCCCGCCGGGACCGAGATGCTGCATTACAGCCGCGCGATCATCCAGCAGTTCCACGAAGTGGACGAAGCGATGAGCCAGCTGAAGGGCATCTCCGGCGGCAAGCTCAACGTCGCGGTGATCAGCGCAGGCGACTATTTCTTTCCGCGCCTGCTCGCGGAATTCACGCGACGTTATTCCGGCGTGGTGCTGAATCTCGCGGTGCACAACCGCGAAGAGCTGCTGCATCAACTGGCGAGCAACCAGACCGATCTCGCGGTCATGGTGCGTCCGCCGCACGAAATGGATGCGATCAACGAATCGTTTGCGCCGCATCCGTACGTGATCGTCGCCGCGCCGAATCATCCGCTTGCGCACAAGCGCAACATCAAGATGAGCCAGCTCGCGAATGAGGCGTTCATCGTGCGCGAGCGCGGCTCGGACACGTGGAATTCGATGGAAGAAGGTTTTGCGGGGCGGCTCACCAATCTGAAGATCGCGATGGAGATCAAGAGCACCGAGACGATCAAGCAGGCGGTGATCGCCGGTATGGGCATTGCGTTTCTGTCCGCCCATACCATCAGCCTCGAACTGCAGGTGGGACACCTCGTCGTGCTCGATGTCGAAGGCTTCCCGGTGATGCTCAACTGGTATGTCGTACACCGGAAGAACAAGCGGCTGCCGCCGGTCGCGGTTGCGTTCAAGCGCTTCCTGATGGAGGAAGGGGCGAAGCTGATCGAACAGATCACGAGCGTGAAGTCGTTGAGCGTTCATAAGCAATAG
- a CDS encoding NAD(P)(+) transhydrogenase (Re/Si-specific) subunit beta, whose amino-acid sequence MARSMGNLTRRSRTVVLFGGSAGLATMAGGFARYFADATTPTLQRVAVCTAIFIGALLLAASLVAFCKLRGTLEAHAIAQPGDSLVDFAALALCVWLGYGFATAPAQMPALAALLAMGALAAALGAHRVVLAGALTTHAHLRCPSSGQRVQSRLRFEWRDVDAHACAGDGCMQPWKLEATINGAIRRNTHRSVTKRRDRQQQRYRAMRR is encoded by the coding sequence ATGGCACGCAGCATGGGCAATCTGACGCGACGGTCGCGGACCGTGGTGCTGTTTGGCGGCTCGGCGGGGCTCGCTACGATGGCGGGTGGTTTCGCTCGTTACTTCGCAGACGCGACGACGCCCACGCTGCAGCGTGTCGCGGTTTGTACTGCGATCTTCATCGGTGCACTGCTGCTGGCGGCCTCACTCGTTGCGTTTTGCAAACTTCGCGGCACGCTCGAGGCACACGCGATCGCGCAGCCCGGCGACAGTCTCGTCGATTTCGCCGCGCTCGCATTGTGTGTGTGGCTCGGTTATGGATTCGCCACCGCACCGGCCCAGATGCCTGCGCTAGCCGCGCTTCTTGCAATGGGCGCGCTTGCCGCCGCGTTGGGTGCGCATCGAGTGGTGCTGGCCGGCGCGTTGACGACGCATGCTCATCTGCGATGCCCGTCATCTGGTCAACGCGTGCAGTCGCGCCTGCGCTTCGAGTGGCGCGACGTCGACGCGCATGCATGCGCGGGCGATGGCTGCATGCAACCGTGGAAACTCGAAGCCACCATAAACGGCGCGATCCGCCGAAATACACACCGGAGCGTAACAAAGCGTCGCGATCGTCAGCAGCAACGTTATCGCGCGATGCGACGTTGA